The genomic stretch GCCTATGGACCTATGTGAAAGAATGTGTCTGAGTTTTATGAGAGTAGGGTTTATATAAAGTGTGCATAACTGATTTGACCAAGAGGTGCTGGACTGCCTTCTGAGGTTGGCTGTGCCATGCCAGTAGATACTCCCACCTGGAATGTATAAGGCCCACATCCTATATTTAATATTTGGCATTTCCGACCTTCTATTTCCAGACTGATAAATGAGGGACAATGTcttcttattgttttaatttgcagttctctcATTATAGATTAATTTGGGCATCTCTCTGTATATTCCTTAGCCACTTGGGTTTCCCATTCAGTGAATTCTCTGCTTCTGTCCTTTCTCCACAGTTTGGattttttggatttgttttgttttgtttttgttgttgttttgttttattttgagtaccagggattgaacccagggttgcttaaacactgagtcacattccccagccctttttaaatttttaaatacagggtcttactaagtgacttagggccttgctaagttgctgtggctggttttgaacttgccatcctcctgtctcagtttcccaagcagctaggattataggcatgtgccactgcacccggtcCTATGCTCACATTTTAAACCGAGTATTTTTTCCTTGTGGATTTGCAAAAGTTTCTTATATCTCAAGATGTAAAATCACTGTAGGTTTTATatgttgcaaatatcttctcccaatATGCCATTTATCTACTAGCTTCGTCCATCCTACCCTCTGTTGACTAGAAATCTTTAATTTGAATACAATTAAAATCCCTACTTGTTGGTCCTAATTTTCAGGCTATTTGATCTTGCTTATGAAGTGCTTTCCTACCCTAAGGCCACAAAGATTTGTTACTACATATTCTACAAAGACATtggcctgcattttcttctattagcaAAGTCTTGGATTTTGAATTATTGCATTTTTTTGAATCTAGGTGTTTTTCAGCTGAATAAATTGCATCAGAACAGAAATCAGTGAGAATTAATTCATCTGGGAGCAAGCACTAGATATCAGcttttcaaagacagaaaaaacttTATGTAGTAAATAGAATAGCAAAACTCATTGTAAAGTAAGAAAGTGGAGATAAACGTAAATCCAATTCTTGTTTTCTGGTCTCCAGTGAAATAACACTAGAACACTGTTCTTCCTTTGAAGTTTCTGCAATCACATCCAATGGATTTTACATAAGACTTTTTCTTCACAAAAATTCTTAGGAAAATGTGTGTCTTCATAAAGaagcattattttattgtttatttaattatttatttttcaaccaggtttctcctaccttgcccaggctggccttgaattcccATAGTCAaataatcctcctgccccagactcctgaaataccttattttaaaattccagtatattttactattattttaaaaatagtagacTAGTTGTTGTTTTTAACTAGCACATCCCTGAATCTGTGTTTATTAGTATCCATAAATATTGAAACCATCCAgggttatgtatttatttttatgaataagtAGTTCTTAAAGTGAAAAATTGGGAGTATATTAGTAGGTTTGATTCCTATCCCTTCTACTTACAAGATAAAGTTGATgaattaagggctggggttgtagctcagtggtagagtgcttgcctagcacatgtgaggcactaggtttgattctcagcactgcatataaataaatgaataaaatggaggttcatcaacaatgaaaaaaaaaagttactgaattaaaataaccagaaattaggaaaagaaatagactAATCAGTTGTAATTCagattcattaatttattatacGTATCtgtaattttataacatttatatacaGAGGATTTCATCCTGGGCTttcttagaaatgaaatatttcttctgtcTATTCTACCTCAAAAGCAGTAAAGTTATCTGTAAAATCAATGGGAAGCTGTTatgagtgaaaataaatattttggactCTAACCCCCCAGCAGGGCAAACAttacagttttgtttgtttgagtttGAGGGTCGGGGTGTGCCTGCCTCTAGTTAAAAAGTAACTCATGCAGTTGaggttaagatttttaaaaagctgattttgcatttttatctggAGAAAAGTTGGGTGGACTTTGATGTTTAAGCAAACACTCTATAAAGAGCTCTAAAGACAAAAGTGTTTATTTTACCAGTGTGAATATACCTGcagtttgtgtgtttgtactcaCATTAGAGGCAAATTggtttatgaaaattaaatgttgtGACTATGCtccattttcattcttccctGAGAATCTACCCTTCCCCCACTCTGAGCACTAAATGAGGTCAGTAATTCTGTATACATGAAAGAAAGGTTCAGAAAGATAAACTCTGAATTGTCAATAACACTTATCAGTGGGAATGAGATTTAGAAATCGGTGTCTAGAGgatgatttttgcattttaattttaattttaagttttggactaaaaaataaagagaaagaagacaatcACTGAGGGGATGTTGAACTACTTAGAACTTTTAAATCATTCTCCTAAATAATTACTGGgttagagaaggaaataaaaatacaacacacTATTTAGAAAGCAGGAAAATGACTAGACACCATAGAGttcacctgcaatcccagctactcagggggctgaggcagaaggatctcaagttcaaggccaacccagGCAATTttgcaagacactgtctcaaaataagaaatgaaaagagctgagggtgtagctcagtggtagatcgcatgctcaatccctagtacagaaagcaggaaaatgaaaacattctattAGAACATTTAGACTGTACTAAATGCACATTCTTGAATGTTTTCATTAACgtgtgaaaataaatgaactattgcTGTGTAGTGGATAGAATTATGTAACCCCAAAAAGATATGTTCGAGTTCTAACTCCTGGTACtgtgaatgtgatcttatttggaaatgggaTCTTCATAGATGAGGTCATAGTAGATTAGGATGGGCTCCAATCCTGTGaccagtgtccttataagaagagaaacatttgaggactgggagtgtagcctAGTGGTAGCCTAGCCTCCCCTAgaatgtttgaggccctgggcttgatccccaggcctcactttctctttttaattcctaATCTCATTTACTTGGGCCTTTGcttatctttcttttaaagaactgaaattgCTAGGTGCAGGGGTACATGCACATAGTTCCAGCTAGTAAGAGGACTGAGGTGAGAGGAACACTTGATCTCACGAGTTTGAGACCGGCATGGGCAAtacagtgagaccccgtctcaaaaaacataaaataaataaaataaagaaagaagaagaaaaaaattggaattggcatatgtttttgtatttaccCATAtaattaatcttttcaaataaccaattTGGGGccttttttatctttgtttttttgtttcactatctctctctcctttgcgGGAGTggattgcagtactggggattgaacccttggTAAGCACATCCTCTACACCTCCAACCCCCAGTTTTTATCTTCATCATTTTACATATTTGATGGGCATATGTAGCTATTCTGCTCTAACTTCTTAAGTTGCAATACCTACCTCGTTGATTTTCCgcctttcttctttattaataTAAGCAAAAGGACTAAAATTTCCTCCTATTATTGTTTTAGTTATAAGCCACTGGTTTTGATCCAcaatcttttttttgttgttgttgttgttgttatcattctgttctatatttttatactttctgcagtgattttttttcttaaacttagaattgtttagaaaatttcaaacttcCAAATATCATTAGcaagacccttcctcaaaataagaattgaaaagggctgagggtgtacctcagtggtagttTTGTTATTGAACTTAGTGATTCTCAACCTTGAACATTTATCAGAATcactttgttaaaaaataaatttctagggCCCAGTTCCAAAGTCTCCGTTTAGTATGTCTGGGGATTCCGCATGACAATAGCCACTAGTAACAAATGGACActttaatttaaatacattttaacatgCAATTTCTCTGTCATAGTGTCCACCCACATTTCAAGTCCTcacagccacatgtggctattggtCACTGAATTTGACAACACTGGTATAGAACATTGCGGCCACTTATATGAAATTGTATTGGTATAGTTGAAAAGATCTAGGAGACACAATCAAATATTTCTAAGATCTTAATAAAGAATCTTACTGACTTGCTGTTGACCTTAGGGTCCAGGAATCTGTGTTGCCGACAGGTTCCTTGGGGAAATCTGTTGAGCTAGGTCCACAGACTTGTCTTTGGGAGGCAAGAGACCATGCCTCATCCTGCAGGTCTTTTTGGTCTTGGCCACTTGACTGATGTCCTCAACCCACTCGTGCTCCTTCTGCCTACCTCCCAACAGCAGCCAGAGAGATCttacagaaagcaaagcagactTGGACACACCCCTGCTTCAAACCCATCACAGGCCCTTCACTGGCCTCAGGATAAAGACAAAGTCCTTCCTCAGCCTACAGGTGGCCAGAACCCAGCCCTGGTCATTCTGGATAGCAAAGGGTGGTTCGCTTATTGTCCCTCTCCTCTAGCCTCTGATTCCTCAGGGTGAGCAGGGCTGTCTCTGCACCAAAAAGATTCTGGGCACAGAAAAGGTGTGGGGCAGCACTTGTGGAATGAATGTCCAGGTGGGGGCGCTGCTGGGCTGTTACTGAGGCATCCTGGACTAGTCTGGGTCCCAGCAGGCTGAGCTGGGGTAGGGGCTGAGCCAGACTTTGCTGGGCCTGCAGTAGGCAAAGAAGGGAAAAGCAGAACTCAGCTCCAAATGTGAAAGTATCACCTACTTTTAGCAACCTGAGAAAATGCCTTGGGCTCtttgggaaggaagagggaggagagaggagaggagaaggaaaccCTATGGTTGACTGACCTACCAACCTGAAGCAGAGCACAAAGCTCTATGGCAGTGAATTTGGAAGGGACAGTAGGGAGAGCAGATGGTGCCATTGTGGCCTCTTTCCAATCATAATCATAACCACCCCTTGCTCTTGATGGAGATGTGGACTCTGAGACTAACTATGCTGCTGCTGGTGCTCTGCTTAAAAGTATGGATGCTTGCAGACTACGAGGTTTCCTGTGTCCCAGTGACTCTCGAGCTCAGATCCTACAGCAGTGGATGAGGTTGCTCCATTCCCTGCTGAGTCAAAGGCTTTGTCCACCAGGTGGTAACCCTGTCAGTCATCGTGGTTGTGCCCAAGCTGTAGCTCTCCACCAGCTAGGTGGACTTTGGAACCTGTTTTGTAAATCAACAGAGTCTGGGAAGTCTACCTATAAACCTCAGCAGCTGAGGAGCTACTGGACCATGCTGATGGTCAACTTGCTTACTGCTTTTGGTGGAGCTGGGTCCAAACCCATGTCCTATGACCATGTGTCCAATCTGTGCAGTATGGTACACTAGGCCTGGTGACACCCATTTGTCTTGCACTGTGGTGTTGGTAAGACCAGAAATGACTCCTAAGAGGATGGGCTGACCTGGAGCAAGTGAAGGCTCCAGCATAACACATGGAGCTGCTTGTCCCCTTGTGTGTATTCCCTTCCTCTTGATGCAGGACAACAGATCACCACCAAGAAGGCTGAGGGCTTTGGGGTCTCCCCAGGGAGTGGGTTGCTGGAGGTGCTGCTCACCAATGCGACCCCAATGTCCATCACCATTCAGATGTTCTTCACTCCTAGGTACAACTCCTCCTCAATTCCCTGACACTGTCACAGGACTCAGAACTCTGTTGACCTAAGCCCCACCTCTCCCAAGGAGCAATGAGCTGTATGAGTCCACACTGGTGGTAGAAGGAATGCTAGGCAAGAAGTCCTGCGCCCAAGGCTCCAGGGCCAGGTTCCTACAAAGAGAGATTCATGGAACCTCACAGGTTCTGAGGTTCATCCCACCCCTCAGCCCCAGACTGAGCTAAGGGAACAAGATGGCGCAGGTTAAGGAACAGGTGTGCTGGACGGGGACATGGATTGGGGAGTTCTGAGCAGCTCCTGGGATGGAAAAGCCTCCTCTAGAGCAATGGTCTTGGCCTAGGCCTTGCTTCATAAGTTCCCAGAGCTAACACAAAAAACAGGTCACATCACCATAGAGACCATGGCAGTTCAGACTCACTACTTGGAGCACACAGAGGTCCAGCAAGGAAAACACAAGCCCTTGGAAAAATCCAGAGCCACCAAGATGAGATAACACACATTTACTATGTCATTGTACCTCATTCATGAGGCCACAGTACCCTATGATTTGCATGGCCTTGTGGCCTGGGTGATGCACACTGACTTTGTCTGGCCCAGCTAGAGGGGATCTGGTGGTATGGCCCAATATGCCACCCCCTCTTGTACTGCATCATCAGTGTTCACAGTTTTCAAATAGTTGACGTGCCTTCATTTGTCCCCACCGCAACCACCAGTGCTGAATGTCCCAGGTAGATTTGTTCCCTAGAGTCACTCTCTGGCGGCCAGAGCAGGGCCATCTGGGTAGTGCCTTGAGCGAGGGACTCAGTTCCCAGGGTATTCGAAGACAGCGGCGGCTCCCATTCCAGTGCCGATGCACATGGACACCACTCCATATGCCCTGGCAAAGGGAAATGCGTTGGTGGCACAGGCACTCTGAGCCCAACCACCAAACTCCGCACCAAGGCCTCCTGACAGAGAATGCAAAACCAGAAGATCAGATCTGTGGGAAATCAGTCCCCTGACACCCCACCTCGGCACACAATCACAGTGGCAGATGCCCTCTGAGACCAGAGGCTCTTTCAAGGTTGACCCTCAAGGACACCAGGGATCATGCCCCTGTATGCCCAGTTCAAAGTGCATATGCATGAATGTTGACCTCCCCAGCTCCCCGTGTTGACACCCCAGTTCAGCATCCCCCACAACACCCCAGGACACCCCATGGGGAGCAGCCTCACCTCTTCCCACGGCGCTTCAGCTCATTGAGCAGCGTGATGACCTGTCGTGCCCCAGTGCAGCCCAGCGGGTGGCCCAGAGCCACGGCACCTCCCAGAGGGTTCACCTTCTCAGGGGGGATTCCTAGCTTCTCCACACAGTAGACAGCCTGGAAGGAGCCAGAGCAGAGCCTGGAGACTCTGGCCGCCTCCCCTGAGCAGCTTGTCCACTGGCTCCCACTGGGTGCCCAGGGCCCAAGCAATGGTGAGACCAAGACTCACCTGGCTTGCAAAGGCCTCATTGATCTCAAAGATGTCCACATCGTTCACTGTCAGCCCTGCAGGCAAGGTGCAGACCTGAGGTGACAGAGGTGCCTGGCAGGCATCTGAGTCTCCCCAGACCCATGCAGGCCCACAATTGCCTAGTGTGCTTGGAACTTTGGGACAGGTGAGTGGGTCCCAGCTATGGGTCACGAAGGTCTTGGGTATAGGGTGCCAGTCTGCCCCACCTTCACTCTGCAGCACCCACGGGGCCACCCCCAGTACCCAGCAGCAGGACATGAGGGGACCCAGGCCTAGGGTGGGAAGGAGAGGCCTGACCTGCTTTCTCCAAGGCTGCAGGGATGGCATATGCAGGTCCAATGCCCATGATGTCAGGTGGGACCCCAACCACTGCATAGGACCTCAGGACTCCGAGGATGGGGAGGCCCAACTCTTCTGCCTTGGACCTCCGGGCCAGCAAGATGGCAGCCGCCCCATCACTCACCTGGCTAGAGTTTCCTGGGGAGGAAGTGTTGGGGTGAGGAGGCATCAGGGCCAAACAGAGGAGAATCTGACCTCCCATGCGTCCTTGTTGAGGGACCTGGTCTACTCCAGGCTCCACAGTAGAAGAGCTAGCCCAGTGGCAGTGCCTGGTGGCAGCCCCTGTTCCAGCCCTGGTCCCAGTCCTGGTCTGGCCCATGCTCACCAGCTGTGGTGGAGCCACCATCCTTGAATGCAGGCTTCAGTTTGGCCAGGCCCTCCATGGTGGTGTTGGGGCGGATTCCCTCATCCTGGGACACAGTGATGCTCCTCTTGGTGCCCTTGTCATCGTGGATGGTGGTGGTCACAGGCACAATCTCAGCACGGAAACAGCccctgctctgggctcctgctgccctgccagcAGCAGACAGCAGGCTCAGCTCCCTGGAGCTCCCTTCCTCATGTCCCCACTCTGGCCCACTGTGGCAGACACGCAACTTTAGCCTGAATTCAGGGACATGTCTAGTCCTAGGGGACACCTGAGGAACTGGCTGGACGTCCTGAGGAAACCCTGCCCTAGGGAGGGGGAGGCTTGCCTGGGGTGATCCGGTGCCTCCTTTGCTGTCGACCCCAGGTACCCACATCATGGCCAATGCCAAACTCAAGTGGGAGAAGGGAGCCCTTCATCCAAGAACTGAGCCTGTCGGTTGCCTCTGCTCCACTGAGGTTGGAGCCTCAGGAACATTCGTGATGGCTTCTGCCAGCTTTCCTGGTTGACCCCAACATCTGAATTGCACCCCTTCCCTAGGATCCCCAAATCTAAAGTGACATATTCCATACTCCttgacttcttttccaattcaaaCAGAGTTGAACCCCAAGGCATTTTAGGGTTACCCTTACGACCCTATGAAACTACAACACCTAGGGGCATTTCAATGGGAGGAACCCAGAGCTTCCAACAAAGCCCACATGCCTACCTGACCCAAGAGGCTAACTGTCCCTGCCTTGGAGAAGCCCACCCGGCAGGGGCACCACTCCATCTTTGCTGTCCTCCCTCAGCCTCATCAGGGTTGCCACCCAGTCTGCTGCTGCCCCAGaggcctgagcccctgggattctGTGATGTCAGCACCTGCCCTGGGTTCGGGATGCTCGTGCCGACCCAGGCCTGCTCAGGAAGCTAACAGAGCAAGTCCACAGCATCGTTGGTCCCACACTCCAGGTCCCCAGGAAGCCTCGAGCTACCACGTTCAGTTCCCGCGCAGTGGCTAATTAGAGAGGAGTTCTGGTTCTCATGCCCCTAAGAACAGAGGGGGAACTGAGGCCCAGGTAGGGAGAAGGCACTCAGCACGGGCAGTCAGCTGGGCAACAGGGAAGGGCCACCAGCTCAGAATGGCACTGCCTCCTTTCCATTTTCCAGCTAGGAGGCAGGAGCCTTGCAACCCCCTGGTACACTACTGTACCCTTGGGACCAGTCCACCTCAGACCTCAGACCACTCAGGATGGCCTCACAATCTCACCCTCCAGCCCTGGCAAGGTCCCACCCCAAGCAGCACTCACTTCTGCTGGGAGGCCAGCGCGAAGGTATCCTGCTTCTCCCGTGAAATGCCAAACCGCTCAGCCACATTCTCCGAGGTTATCCTAGGACAAAATAGTACCCCAGCTGGGCATAGCTCTGGCATCCTGGGGACCAGGGCCATGCATGCCACAGAGACGGTAGTGAGGAATCAGGCAATGTCACCCCGCTCCCAGCCTGGGCATGGGGCAGACAGGACTCACCACTGCTGGCCAGATGCTCAGAGTTCATACAACAAAGACACCCTCCCACAAAAGAGGGAGGGCAGCCTGCATGTGCAGCAGAGCTGGGGGAGCTGCCTCAgcacagaggagagggaaggaaggtttACTGGGGCACTCGCTGCCACACTTGGCCAGCTTCCCCTATGCCTCGAGGACATGCGCTTTCACGTGGGGTGATGAGAATGCCCACCTAGTCTTTGGAAAGGCCAAACCTTGGCTTTCTGCTCCCCATGGCTGGCCCGTCCTGATCCTAGAAGTCCAGATCCATAGCTAGACCTTGTAGCATGAGCTGCTTTTCAGACTGTCCTTGGAGATACAGTGTGTGGACCAAGCTAAGACAGAGTCCTCTCCAGCCTCAATCTCCTCATACATCCATGAGAGCCAGGCCTCCCTGCCCACAGGCCCTGTAGATGCACAGAGTTTAATGGCACTGGCTGCTGACCAAGGTGCTGGACCAATGCAGTGTACTTCACAGGTTGCACCTGACAGGCCCCAGGTCCCTCACCAGCATGTTCAGGGATCAAAAGCTCCCAGCTTTCAACACTCTAGGCTCCCAAGGATTGGAGGGATACTGCTATCTGCCTACTTGTGATTGAGCATTTCAGAGGGGGCATGACAGGGTGGACTATGTTTGGAATCTCGGGCTCAGAGAAGACTTGGGAACCTCACAAATAGGAAGCCAAGGCAGCACTGATTGCCATGCCGAGTCTCTGAAGAACAGATGCCTCACACAAAGTAGGGCACGTCTTGGCATTGCCAGTCACAGATGAGAAAGTTCCTCAGCCCGATCCTGAAGAGACAGAGCCTGGGGGCACAGGCACAAGAGGTATGGATGGGCACTCACCCCATGGGGATCAAGCAGTCTCTGGCCTTCTCATTCTCCAGCAAGCGTGAAGTAATATTTCCAGG from Sciurus carolinensis chromosome 17, mSciCar1.2, whole genome shotgun sequence encodes the following:
- the LOC124968830 gene encoding 3-ketoacyl-CoA thiolase B, peroxisomal-like isoform X2 — protein: MWRLQVVLGHLTGQPDPGLALRAAPCFSSFPQASAADVVVVHGRRTAICKAGRGGFKDTTPDELLSAVLTAVLQDVKLRPEQLGDISVGNVLQPGAGAVMARIAQFLSGIPETVPLSTVNRQCSSGLQAVANIAGGIRNGSYDIGMACGVESMSLANRGNPGNITSRLLENEKARDCLIPMGITSENVAERFGISREKQDTFALASQQKAAGAQSRGCFRAEIVPVTTTIHDDKGTKRSITVSQDEGIRPNTTMEGLAKLKPAFKDGGSTTAGNSSQVSDGAAAILLARRSKAEELGLPILGVLRSYAVVGVPPDIMGIGPAYAIPAALEKAGLTVNDVDIFEINEAFASQAVYCVEKLGIPPEKVNPLGGAVALGHPLGCTGARQVITLLNELKRRGKRAYGVVSMCIGTGMGAAAVFEYPGN
- the LOC124968830 gene encoding 3-ketoacyl-CoA thiolase B, peroxisomal-like isoform X1, whose product is MWRLQVVLGHLTGQPDPGLALRAAPCFSSFPQASAADVVVVHGRRTAICKAGRGGFKDTTPDELLSAVLTAVLQDVKLRPEQLGDISVGNVLQPGAGAVMARIAQFLSGIPETVPLSTVNRQCSSGLQAVANIAGGIRNGSYDIGMACGVESMSLANRGNPGNITSRLLENEKARDCLIPMGITSENVAERFGISREKQDTFALASQQNGPEWGHEEGSSRELSLLSAAGRAAGAQSRGCFRAEIVPVTTTIHDDKGTKRSITVSQDEGIRPNTTMEGLAKLKPAFKDGGSTTAGNSSQVSDGAAAILLARRSKAEELGLPILGVLRSYAVVGVPPDIMGIGPAYAIPAALEKAGLTVNDVDIFEINEAFASQAVYCVEKLGIPPEKVNPLGGAVALGHPLGCTGARQVITLLNELKRRGKRAYGVVSMCIGTGMGAAAVFEYPGN